From the genome of Hymenobacter gelipurpurascens:
GCCGCTCAGCATGCTACACTACCCGCCGACCGGGAGCACGTGACGCCCTACATCCACCAGAATCGCTCTGGCCGCGTGCACTTCCGGCATATCCGCCGCCCCGACGACCGGAGCGCCTACCGTCTCACGGTTGACACAGCGGAGGATTTCGAGCTGATTCGGCAGCTGATTGAAGTGCACCACGCCGCCCGGCTCACGGCCGATGAACTTATCGGGATTCTAGATCAGCATCCGGAACTGGTGGCGCTGAATGCACACGTGGAGCAGAAGAAAATCTAGCCCACTACCGGCGGTTCCGGCCCGGCTCCCTACTTTCGGGGCATGGAGACTTGTGTTTCGGCCGCCGGCGCGGCCTCCTTGGTGGTTATTCCCCGGCTGGTATTTCGGGCCGATGGCAACTCCCGCATAGGCCTAGGCCACGTGATGCGGCTGCTGGCGCTGGCCGAGATTCTGGCGCCGCTGGCGGCAGAGCGGCTTTTCCTGATCCGGCAGCCTGATGAGGCATTGGTAGAGCTATTGGAAACCAATGGCCTGACGGTACAGCAGCTCCCGCTGCAGCCACTGCCCGAAGAAGCGGCCGAGCTGGTGCGCCAGGTGCTGCGGCCCACCGACGTGCTGGTACTGGATGGCTACGACTTCCGCTACGACTACCAAAACACGGTGCGCGGCGCCGTAGCCCGCCTCGTGTACCTCGATGATCTGCACAGCTTTCCGCTGGCCGCTGATCTGGTGTTGAATCCGGCGGGGGGTATCAGTGTGGCGCAGTATGAGCTGCGCCAGCCGGGCGCACGGTTGCTCAGTGGCCCCGCCTTTGCACCACTCCGAACGGCCTTTCGGGAACTGCCTGCTCGGGAGCCAACGAATGCTTCTCCGGAGGAAATTCTGGTATGCCTGGGCGGCGCCGACCCTACTCATCAGACCCAACGCGTAGCGGCGGCGTTGCTGGAGCTGCCTTCGGGGCCCCAGGTGCACGTGGTGGTGGGCAGCGCCTACACCCACTGGGAAAGTCTGCAAGCCTGGGCGCAGGATCAGCCCCGGCTGGTGCTACACCGTAATCTACCTGGCGAGCAACTGGCGGAGCTGATGCGCCAATGTGGCGCGGCCGTGTGCTCGGCCAGCACCGTGAGCTACGAATACTGCGCGGCCGGTGGGGGCCTGCTGTTCATTCTGCCCGTGGCCGACAACCAATATGATATTGCCCACTACCTACGGGCGGCGGGGCTGGCGCTGCCCTACACCTCGGCACCCAACGTGCTGACTTCGCCCGAAGCGGCCCGCGTAGCAGCGCAGCTTCGCGAGGCGCAGCACCGGGTGTTTGATGGCCTGACCGCCGTACGACTACGGCAGGAATTCACGGCGCTGCAGCTTCCGCCCCCACCCTTTTACCTGCGCCCCGTGCAGGCCGCCGATTCCGACCAGCTCCTCGCCTGGACCAATGAGCCGGCCGTGCGCCAGCATTCCTTCAACCCCAACCCCGTAGCGCCTCCCGACCATGCTAAGTGGCTGGCCGCCCGCCTCTCCGACCCGCAGGCCCTGCTGCTGCTAGCTCAGGAAGCCGCTACTGGCCTACCAGCCGGCCTGATCCGGTTTGCCGTGGACGGTGAGGAGGCTACGCTAAGCTATTTGCTGGATGCCCGGTTCAGGGGCCGCGGCCTGGCAGCACTGTTGCTGCTGGCCGGTACCCGGCAAGTTACGGCGCTGTTCCCGCAGGTGCGGCGCGTTGTAGGCCATGTGCAAGCGGCCAACGTGGCCTCCGTCAAGGCATTTGAGCGGGCTGGGTTTCGGCAGGTTGCCGAAAAGTCAGCTGAGGTAGATAGCGTTGCCTTTCGCTGGGAAGGGGTTGGTTCTGCTGCGTGAAGCTCCCGGCGCACTAGCTTCCGTGTGCCTGCTTGCCCTTATTAATTTACCGAAGTCGACGCCTATTTTTAACCGATAGCCCCGCTCCCGCAGGGCTTCGTATTTTTGCCTTATGCAGATTTCCATTGGCTCCCGCCTTCTTGGCTCCGATCAGCCGCCGTTCATCATTGCCGAGCTCAGCGGCAACCATAATCAGGACCTCAACCGGGGCCTGGCCATTGTAGATGCTATGGCCGCCGCCGGTGCGCATGCCATTAAGCTCCAGACGTATACCGCCGATACCATGACGCTGCCCGGCGCCTACCGCATCGACGACCCTAATTCCTTGTGGTACGGCCGCGAGCTGCATGAGCTCTATCAGGAGGCGCACACGCCCTGGGAGTGGCACAAGCCTTTATTTGATCGGGCGCGGGAGCATGGCATGCTGGCCTTCAGCTCGCCCTTTGATGAAACCGCCGTGGATTTTCTGGAAACCCTTGAGGTACCAGCCTACAAAATCGCCTCTTTCGAAAACACCGACTGGCCCCTGCTGCGCCGCGTGGCGGCCACCGGCAAACCCGTGATTATGAGCACGGGTGCCAGTACGCTGGCCGAAGTAGCCGAAGCCGTGCAGGTGCTGCGCGAGGCCGGTTGCCGAGAGCTGATTTTGCTGAAGTGCACCAGCACCTACCCCGCCACGCCCCAAAACACCAACCTGCGCACGCTGCCCCATTTCCAGCAGCTCTTTCCCGACTGCCTCGTAGGCCTCTCCGACCATACCATGGGCGTGGGCGCTGCCGTAGCGGCCGTAGCCTTGGGCGCTTGTGTAGTAGAGAAGCACGTAACCCTGCGCCGCGCCGATGGTGGCGTAGATTCCGCTTTCTCCCTGGAGCCCGAGGAAGTAGCGCAACTGGTAACTGAAACTGAGCGGGCCTGGCAGGCGCTAGGCCAGGTGCAATACGGCATCCAGCGGGCGGAGGAAAAGAGCCGACTCTACAAACGCTCCTTGTATGTGGCCCAGAATATTCAGGCCGGCGAAATCTTCACCAAGGAAAACCTGCGCGTAGTGCGCCCCGGCGACGGTTTGCCGCCCCGCTACTACGACCAACTCCTGGGCAAACCGGCCCGCCAAAACCTGCAGGCCGGCACCCCCCTGACCTGGGAGGCGCTGTAAGATACCGGACAACAAAAGCAACTATTTAAGCTGGTCAGGTCGAGCTGGTCGAGACAGCTCGCGGGCTGAAGTTGCAGTGGTGACTACTTGGCCCCGAACAGCCCACTAGCACGTCATCCTGACGAAGGAAGGATCTTGTCACGATAAAACGACTGGCCTAGCATCTCGTGCTGACGTGATAGGATCCTTCGCTGCACTCAGGATGACGTGCTAGCGAGAATCAACGTCAGCACGCAAGCTGTCTCGACCTGACGGGCGGAGGTAGTTATTCTGGACCAGTCAACCGTCTTTAACT
Proteins encoded in this window:
- the pseG gene encoding UDP-2,4-diacetamido-2,4,6-trideoxy-beta-L-altropyranose hydrolase codes for the protein METCVSAAGAASLVVIPRLVFRADGNSRIGLGHVMRLLALAEILAPLAAERLFLIRQPDEALVELLETNGLTVQQLPLQPLPEEAAELVRQVLRPTDVLVLDGYDFRYDYQNTVRGAVARLVYLDDLHSFPLAADLVLNPAGGISVAQYELRQPGARLLSGPAFAPLRTAFRELPAREPTNASPEEILVCLGGADPTHQTQRVAAALLELPSGPQVHVVVGSAYTHWESLQAWAQDQPRLVLHRNLPGEQLAELMRQCGAAVCSASTVSYEYCAAGGGLLFILPVADNQYDIAHYLRAAGLALPYTSAPNVLTSPEAARVAAQLREAQHRVFDGLTAVRLRQEFTALQLPPPPFYLRPVQAADSDQLLAWTNEPAVRQHSFNPNPVAPPDHAKWLAARLSDPQALLLLAQEAATGLPAGLIRFAVDGEEATLSYLLDARFRGRGLAALLLLAGTRQVTALFPQVRRVVGHVQAANVASVKAFERAGFRQVAEKSAEVDSVAFRWEGVGSAA
- the pseI gene encoding pseudaminic acid synthase, with the translated sequence MQISIGSRLLGSDQPPFIIAELSGNHNQDLNRGLAIVDAMAAAGAHAIKLQTYTADTMTLPGAYRIDDPNSLWYGRELHELYQEAHTPWEWHKPLFDRAREHGMLAFSSPFDETAVDFLETLEVPAYKIASFENTDWPLLRRVAATGKPVIMSTGASTLAEVAEAVQVLREAGCRELILLKCTSTYPATPQNTNLRTLPHFQQLFPDCLVGLSDHTMGVGAAVAAVALGACVVEKHVTLRRADGGVDSAFSLEPEEVAQLVTETERAWQALGQVQYGIQRAEEKSRLYKRSLYVAQNIQAGEIFTKENLRVVRPGDGLPPRYYDQLLGKPARQNLQAGTPLTWEAL